In Amycolatopsis coloradensis, one genomic interval encodes:
- a CDS encoding 6-phosphofructokinase produces the protein MRVGVLTGGGDCPGLNAVIRAVVRKGIEVHGWDIVGFRNGWNGPLTGDSRPLGLNDVEDILTRGGTILRSSRTNPYKVDGGVGKIKAVLAEQQVDALIAIGGEDTLGVAKRLTDDGVGVVGVPKTIDNDLGATDYTFGFDTAVSIATEAIDRLHTTAESHHRALVVEVMGRHAGWIALHSGLAGGASVILVPERHFSVDQVVSWVERRFEKEYAPIIVVAEGALPEGGEEKLLTGEKDAFGHVRLGGIGTWLADEIAARTGKESRAVVLGHVQRGGTPTAYDRVLATRFGLNAVDAVADGDFGVMVALRGTDIVRVKLSEATAELKTVPVERYEEAEVFFG, from the coding sequence CGACTGCCCGGGGCTCAACGCGGTGATCCGCGCTGTGGTGCGCAAGGGCATCGAGGTACACGGCTGGGACATCGTCGGGTTCCGCAACGGCTGGAACGGTCCCCTCACCGGGGACAGCCGCCCGCTCGGCCTGAACGACGTCGAGGACATCCTGACCCGAGGCGGCACGATCCTGCGGTCGTCGCGGACCAACCCGTACAAGGTCGACGGCGGCGTCGGCAAGATCAAGGCCGTGCTCGCCGAGCAGCAGGTCGACGCGCTGATCGCGATCGGCGGCGAGGACACTCTCGGCGTCGCGAAGCGGCTCACGGACGACGGTGTCGGCGTCGTCGGGGTGCCCAAGACGATCGACAACGACCTCGGCGCCACCGACTACACCTTCGGCTTCGACACGGCCGTCTCGATCGCCACCGAGGCCATCGACCGGTTGCACACCACGGCCGAGTCGCACCACCGGGCCCTGGTCGTCGAGGTCATGGGACGGCACGCGGGCTGGATCGCGCTGCACTCCGGTCTCGCCGGCGGCGCGAGCGTGATCCTGGTGCCGGAGCGGCACTTCAGCGTCGACCAGGTCGTGTCCTGGGTCGAGCGCCGGTTCGAGAAGGAGTACGCGCCGATCATCGTGGTCGCCGAGGGCGCGCTGCCCGAAGGCGGCGAGGAGAAGTTGCTGACCGGGGAGAAGGACGCCTTCGGGCATGTCCGGCTCGGCGGTATCGGCACCTGGCTGGCCGACGAGATCGCCGCCCGTACCGGCAAGGAGTCCCGCGCGGTCGTGCTCGGGCACGTCCAGCGCGGTGGCACCCCGACGGCGTACGACCGCGTGCTCGCCACCCGGTTCGGGCTCAACGCGGTCGACGCCGTGGCCGACGGTGACTTCGGCGTGATGGTGGCGCTGCGCGGCACGGACATCGTCCGCGTCAAGCTCTCCGAGGCGACCGCCGAGCTGAAGACCGTCCCGGTCGAGCGGTACGAAGAGGCCGAGGTCTTCTTCGGCTGA